A single Ctenopharyngodon idella isolate HZGC_01 chromosome 22, HZGC01, whole genome shotgun sequence DNA region contains:
- the LOC127505136 gene encoding E3 ubiquitin-protein ligase Itchy-like isoform X1, translated as MACSVAKAGPANGFPMKAQLQIIVISAKLKDNKKNWFGPSPYVEVCVDGQSKKTEKCTNTHSPKWKQSLTVIVTPFSKLIFRVWSHQTLKSDVLLGMATLDVSETLKSHDMKICEVVQTLQLCADRDQTDNIGDLSVCLDGLQVDPETFQSAEANNQSSLNGELELNEDSSRSSRDPSPTVSEGMDRPSAPNGRVNGMDSPSGSARGSRSQRPPRPSRPPPPTPRRPTSSPASSTGSFPDGSDSSRSDTPVRNPSGGGASDSSPAPTVEQPGRTALSVVPAPSRIPSMVNTGPLPPGWEQRVDQNGRLYFVDHVEKRTTWERPEPLPTGASLFSWERRVDQMGRVYFVDHITRTTTWQRPTMETVRNYEQWQHQRSQLQGAMQQFNQRFIIGLQDQASATQNKEFDPLGPLPHGWEKRTDSNGRVYFVHHPTRTTQWEDPRTQGLLNEKALPEGWEMRFTVDGIPYFVDHNRRTTTYIDPRTGKSSLENGPQITYVRDFKAKVQYFKFWCQQLAMPQHIKITVSRKTLFEDSFQQIMSFSAQDLRRRLWIIFPGEEGLDYGGVAREWFFLLSHEVLNPMYCLFEYAGKDNYCLQINPASYINPDHLKYFKFIGRFIAMALFHGKFIDTGFSLPFYKRILNKPWALKDLESIDPEFYNSLIWIKDNNIEECGLEMFFSVDKEILGEVSTHELKPDGGNIQVTEENKEEYIRLVAEWRLSRGVEEQTQAFFEGFNEVLPQQYLQYFDAKELEVMLCGMQEIDLNDWQRNTIYRHYTSSSKQILWFWQFIKEMDNEKRMRLLQFVTGTCRLPVGGFADLMGSNGAQKFCIEKVGKENWLPRSHTCFNRLDLPPYRSYEQLKEKLMFAIEETEGFGQE; from the exons ATGGCCTGCAGTGTCGCTAAAGCAGGTCCTGCTAATGGCTTCCCTATGAAAGCACAGCTGCAGATCATTG TGATCTCTGCCAAACTCAAGGACAACAAGAAGAACTGGTTCGGCCCGAGTCCGTACGTGGAGGTGTGTGTGGACGGCCAGTCCAAAAAGACGGAGAAATGCACCAACACACACTCGCCCAAATGGAAGCAGTCGCTCACTGT GATTGTCACTCCATTCAGCAAGCTGATCTTCCGTGTTTGGAGTCACCAGACGCTGAAGTCGGACGTTCTGTTGGGCATGGCCACCCTTGACGTCAGCGAGACGCTCAAGTCACATGACATGAAGA TCTGTGAGGTTGTGCAGACGCTGCAGCTGTGCGCAGACAGAGATCAGACCGATAACATTGGCGATCTGTCCGTGTGTTTGGACGGTCTACAGGTGGATCCCGAAACGTTTCAATCGGCCGAGGCCAACAACCAGA gttCTTTAAATGGCGAGTTGGAGCTTAATGAAGACTCCAGCAGAAG tAGCAGGGATCCGTCCCCAACGGTCTCAGAGGGTATGGATCGGCCGTCTGCTCCTAACGGCCGTGTGAATGGAATGGACTCTCCCTCAGGGTCAGCCAGAGGGTCACGAAGCCAGAGACCGCCACGACCCTCGCGACCTCCCCCGCCAACCCCACGCAGACCCACATCTTCCCCAG CTTCCTCTACTGGTTCTTTTCCTGATGGCAGCGATTCGTCTCGTTCAGACACTCCAGTTCGTAATCCCTCTGGGGGAGGAGCCTCAGATTCTAGCCCCGCCCCCACAGTGGAGCAGCCTGGTAGGACGGCTCTCAGTGTAGTCCCCGCCCCCAGCAGGATTCCCAGCATGGTCAACACCGGACCTCTGCCGCCCGG TTGGGAGCAGCGTGTCGATCAGAACGGCCGTCTGTATTTTGTTGACCATGTGGAAAAGAGGACGACTTGGGAAAGACCGGAGCCTCTGCCAACAGG AGCTTCTCTCTTTAGCTGGGAGCGACGTGTGGATCAGATGGGACGGGTGTATTTTGTGGACCACATTACCAGAACCACAACATGGCAGCGGCCCACGATGGAGACGGTGCGCAACTACGAGCAGTGGCAGCACCAGCGCAGTCAGCTGCAGGGAGCCATGCAGCAGTTCAACCAACGGTTCATCATCGGG CTGCAGGATCAGGCTTCAGCCACCCAGAATAAGGAGTTTGACCCACTGGGACCTCTGCCACACGGATGGG agaAGAGAACTGACTCTAATGGCAGAGTTTACTTTGTTCATCACCCGACCAGAACGACGCAGTGGGAGGATCCGCGCACTCAAGG TTTGCTAAATGAGAAGGCCCTGCCTGAAGGTTGGGAGATGAGGTTTACGGTCGATGGCATCCCTTACTTCGTAGATCACAACCGGAGAACCACCACTTACATCGACCCACGGACTGGAAAGTCCTCCCT TGAGAATGGCCCTCAAATCACATACGTACGAGACTTCAAAGCCAAAGTTCAGTACTTCAAATTCTGGTGTCAG CAATTAGCGATGCCACAGCACATAAAGATCACCGTCAGCCGCAAAACGCTGTTTGAAGACTCATTCCAGCAG ATCATGAGTTTCAGCGCTCAAGATCTCCGCCGCAGGCTGTGGATCATCTTCCCCGGGGAGGAGGGGCTTGACTATGGAGGCGTGGCAAG GGAATGGTTCTTCCTGTTATCCCACGAGGTGTTGAACCCCATGTACTGCCTGTTTGAGTACGCTGGCAAGGACAACTACTGCCTTCAGATAAACCCCGCCTCCTACATCAACCCCGACCACCTCAAATACTTCAAGTTCATTGGACGCTTCATCGCCATG GCCTTGTTTCATGGAAAATTCATTGACACAGGCTTCTCGTTGCCGTTCTACAAGCGCATCCTAAACAAGCCCTGGGCACTGAAAGACCTGGAGTCCATTGACCCGGAGTTCTACAACTCCCTCATCTGGATTAA GGATAATAACATCGAGGAGTGTGGTCTGGAGATGTTTTTCTCGGTGGATAAGGAGATCCTGGGTGAGGTGTCTACTCACGAGCTGAAGCCGGACGGCGGGAACATCCAGGTCACAGAGGAGAACAAGGAGGAGTACATCAG GCTGGTGGCAGAGTGGCGGCTGTCTCGTGGTGTCGAGGAACAAACTCAAGCATTCTTTGAAGGATTTAATGAGGTTCTTCCACAGCAGTATCTGCAGTATTTCGATGCCAAAGAGCTGGAG GTGATGTTGTGTGGTATGCAAGAAATAGATCTGAATGACTGGCAGAGAAACACCATTTACAGACATTATACATCCTCCAGTAAACAGATTTTGTGGTTCTGGCAG TTTATTAAAGAGATGGACAATGAGAAGCGCATGAGACTGTTGCAGTTTGTCACTGGTACCTGTCGTCTGCCTGTCGGAGGCTTTGCAGACCTGATGG GGAGTAACGGAGCGCAGAAGTTCTGCATCGAGAAGGTCGGGAAAGAGAACTGGCTTCCCCGCAGCCATACATG TTTCAATCGTCTGGATCTTCCACCATACCGGAGCTACGAGCAGCTGAAGGAGAAGCTGATGTTTGCTATTGAGGAGACAGAAGGTTTCGGACAGGAGTGA
- the LOC127505136 gene encoding E3 ubiquitin-protein ligase Itchy-like isoform X2, with product MACSVAKAGPANGFPMKAQLQIIVISAKLKDNKKNWFGPSPYVEVCVDGQSKKTEKCTNTHSPKWKQSLTVIVTPFSKLIFRVWSHQTLKSDVLLGMATLDVSETLKSHDMKICEVVQTLQLCADRDQTDNIGDLSVCLDGLQVDPETFQSAEANNQSSLNGELELNEDSSRSSRDPSPTVSEGMDRPSAPNGRVNGMDSPSGSARGSRSQRPPRPSRPPPPTPRRPTSSPASSTGSFPDGSDSSRSDTPVRNPSGGGASDSSPAPTVEQPGRTALSVVPAPSRIPSMVNTGPLPPGWEQRVDQNGRLYFVDHVEKRTTWERPEPLPTGWERRVDQMGRVYFVDHITRTTTWQRPTMETVRNYEQWQHQRSQLQGAMQQFNQRFIIGLQDQASATQNKEFDPLGPLPHGWEKRTDSNGRVYFVHHPTRTTQWEDPRTQGLLNEKALPEGWEMRFTVDGIPYFVDHNRRTTTYIDPRTGKSSLENGPQITYVRDFKAKVQYFKFWCQQLAMPQHIKITVSRKTLFEDSFQQIMSFSAQDLRRRLWIIFPGEEGLDYGGVAREWFFLLSHEVLNPMYCLFEYAGKDNYCLQINPASYINPDHLKYFKFIGRFIAMALFHGKFIDTGFSLPFYKRILNKPWALKDLESIDPEFYNSLIWIKDNNIEECGLEMFFSVDKEILGEVSTHELKPDGGNIQVTEENKEEYIRLVAEWRLSRGVEEQTQAFFEGFNEVLPQQYLQYFDAKELEVMLCGMQEIDLNDWQRNTIYRHYTSSSKQILWFWQFIKEMDNEKRMRLLQFVTGTCRLPVGGFADLMGSNGAQKFCIEKVGKENWLPRSHTCFNRLDLPPYRSYEQLKEKLMFAIEETEGFGQE from the exons ATGGCCTGCAGTGTCGCTAAAGCAGGTCCTGCTAATGGCTTCCCTATGAAAGCACAGCTGCAGATCATTG TGATCTCTGCCAAACTCAAGGACAACAAGAAGAACTGGTTCGGCCCGAGTCCGTACGTGGAGGTGTGTGTGGACGGCCAGTCCAAAAAGACGGAGAAATGCACCAACACACACTCGCCCAAATGGAAGCAGTCGCTCACTGT GATTGTCACTCCATTCAGCAAGCTGATCTTCCGTGTTTGGAGTCACCAGACGCTGAAGTCGGACGTTCTGTTGGGCATGGCCACCCTTGACGTCAGCGAGACGCTCAAGTCACATGACATGAAGA TCTGTGAGGTTGTGCAGACGCTGCAGCTGTGCGCAGACAGAGATCAGACCGATAACATTGGCGATCTGTCCGTGTGTTTGGACGGTCTACAGGTGGATCCCGAAACGTTTCAATCGGCCGAGGCCAACAACCAGA gttCTTTAAATGGCGAGTTGGAGCTTAATGAAGACTCCAGCAGAAG tAGCAGGGATCCGTCCCCAACGGTCTCAGAGGGTATGGATCGGCCGTCTGCTCCTAACGGCCGTGTGAATGGAATGGACTCTCCCTCAGGGTCAGCCAGAGGGTCACGAAGCCAGAGACCGCCACGACCCTCGCGACCTCCCCCGCCAACCCCACGCAGACCCACATCTTCCCCAG CTTCCTCTACTGGTTCTTTTCCTGATGGCAGCGATTCGTCTCGTTCAGACACTCCAGTTCGTAATCCCTCTGGGGGAGGAGCCTCAGATTCTAGCCCCGCCCCCACAGTGGAGCAGCCTGGTAGGACGGCTCTCAGTGTAGTCCCCGCCCCCAGCAGGATTCCCAGCATGGTCAACACCGGACCTCTGCCGCCCGG TTGGGAGCAGCGTGTCGATCAGAACGGCCGTCTGTATTTTGTTGACCATGTGGAAAAGAGGACGACTTGGGAAAGACCGGAGCCTCTGCCAACAGG CTGGGAGCGACGTGTGGATCAGATGGGACGGGTGTATTTTGTGGACCACATTACCAGAACCACAACATGGCAGCGGCCCACGATGGAGACGGTGCGCAACTACGAGCAGTGGCAGCACCAGCGCAGTCAGCTGCAGGGAGCCATGCAGCAGTTCAACCAACGGTTCATCATCGGG CTGCAGGATCAGGCTTCAGCCACCCAGAATAAGGAGTTTGACCCACTGGGACCTCTGCCACACGGATGGG agaAGAGAACTGACTCTAATGGCAGAGTTTACTTTGTTCATCACCCGACCAGAACGACGCAGTGGGAGGATCCGCGCACTCAAGG TTTGCTAAATGAGAAGGCCCTGCCTGAAGGTTGGGAGATGAGGTTTACGGTCGATGGCATCCCTTACTTCGTAGATCACAACCGGAGAACCACCACTTACATCGACCCACGGACTGGAAAGTCCTCCCT TGAGAATGGCCCTCAAATCACATACGTACGAGACTTCAAAGCCAAAGTTCAGTACTTCAAATTCTGGTGTCAG CAATTAGCGATGCCACAGCACATAAAGATCACCGTCAGCCGCAAAACGCTGTTTGAAGACTCATTCCAGCAG ATCATGAGTTTCAGCGCTCAAGATCTCCGCCGCAGGCTGTGGATCATCTTCCCCGGGGAGGAGGGGCTTGACTATGGAGGCGTGGCAAG GGAATGGTTCTTCCTGTTATCCCACGAGGTGTTGAACCCCATGTACTGCCTGTTTGAGTACGCTGGCAAGGACAACTACTGCCTTCAGATAAACCCCGCCTCCTACATCAACCCCGACCACCTCAAATACTTCAAGTTCATTGGACGCTTCATCGCCATG GCCTTGTTTCATGGAAAATTCATTGACACAGGCTTCTCGTTGCCGTTCTACAAGCGCATCCTAAACAAGCCCTGGGCACTGAAAGACCTGGAGTCCATTGACCCGGAGTTCTACAACTCCCTCATCTGGATTAA GGATAATAACATCGAGGAGTGTGGTCTGGAGATGTTTTTCTCGGTGGATAAGGAGATCCTGGGTGAGGTGTCTACTCACGAGCTGAAGCCGGACGGCGGGAACATCCAGGTCACAGAGGAGAACAAGGAGGAGTACATCAG GCTGGTGGCAGAGTGGCGGCTGTCTCGTGGTGTCGAGGAACAAACTCAAGCATTCTTTGAAGGATTTAATGAGGTTCTTCCACAGCAGTATCTGCAGTATTTCGATGCCAAAGAGCTGGAG GTGATGTTGTGTGGTATGCAAGAAATAGATCTGAATGACTGGCAGAGAAACACCATTTACAGACATTATACATCCTCCAGTAAACAGATTTTGTGGTTCTGGCAG TTTATTAAAGAGATGGACAATGAGAAGCGCATGAGACTGTTGCAGTTTGTCACTGGTACCTGTCGTCTGCCTGTCGGAGGCTTTGCAGACCTGATGG GGAGTAACGGAGCGCAGAAGTTCTGCATCGAGAAGGTCGGGAAAGAGAACTGGCTTCCCCGCAGCCATACATG TTTCAATCGTCTGGATCTTCCACCATACCGGAGCTACGAGCAGCTGAAGGAGAAGCTGATGTTTGCTATTGAGGAGACAGAAGGTTTCGGACAGGAGTGA